The following proteins are encoded in a genomic region of Methanoculleus bourgensis MS2:
- the iorA gene encoding indolepyruvate ferredoxin oxidoreductase subunit alpha — MAVRYLLGNEGIAHACLEANIDFASGYPGTPSSEVVDILRVQEERPLTVEWSTNEKVAFENALAAAWCGLRALCTMKHVGLNVAADPLMTSAYTGVTGGFVILSADDPFAHSSQNEQDTRRYAHFARLPCLDPASVQEAHDMMRDAFALSEEFGLPVIFRPTTRICHSKGDVDVGEVGAEHRTAAFCGDPKQYVVIPAHTRLLHKALNEKQPAIRKRLVELGYNRHTVRGRTAVIASGVAAAYVQEVLPDDVSLAVIGAYPIDEEWLKSFVDQHEKVLVIEELAPVIEEAVRQVATKTEVFGKMTGTVPYEGELTPATVAAAMQDAGIPPTVAYPAAAPVQGVPPRPPILCAGCMHRSTFYAMKKVFRDGIFPSDIGCYTLGLQLGAVDTTICMGASITVGSGIARSGEERPVVCTIGDSTFLHTGIPGLLNAVYNGAEMVVVILDNRITAMTGHQPNPNTGVTATGVESVPVSLEALCRSCGVAWVETVDPYNLPHLLDTFRRAKERTGVRVIIAKQPCVITARRSGIRRKPYAVNLERCTGCGVCRSFGCPAIAFSGKNATITDLCAGCGVCADICPSGAIAREGRQ; from the coding sequence ATGGCAGTACGATACCTACTCGGAAACGAGGGCATTGCACACGCGTGCCTGGAGGCAAACATCGATTTTGCCAGCGGCTACCCCGGGACACCGTCCTCAGAAGTGGTCGATATCCTCAGGGTGCAGGAGGAGCGCCCGCTCACCGTGGAATGGTCCACGAACGAGAAGGTCGCCTTCGAGAACGCGCTCGCCGCCGCCTGGTGCGGCCTCCGCGCACTCTGCACCATGAAGCACGTCGGGCTGAACGTGGCGGCCGATCCCCTGATGACGAGCGCATACACCGGGGTCACCGGCGGGTTCGTCATCCTCTCTGCAGATGACCCCTTCGCGCACAGCTCCCAGAACGAGCAGGATACCCGGCGCTACGCGCACTTCGCCCGGCTCCCCTGCCTGGACCCGGCATCGGTTCAGGAAGCGCACGATATGATGCGGGACGCCTTCGCCCTCTCCGAGGAGTTCGGTCTGCCTGTGATCTTCCGGCCCACCACCCGTATCTGCCACTCAAAGGGCGATGTCGACGTCGGAGAGGTCGGCGCTGAACACCGGACCGCAGCCTTCTGCGGTGACCCGAAGCAGTATGTGGTCATCCCCGCGCACACCCGCCTGCTCCACAAAGCCCTGAACGAGAAGCAGCCGGCGATCAGAAAGCGGCTGGTCGAACTCGGCTACAACCGCCATACCGTCCGGGGCAGAACCGCTGTTATCGCAAGCGGCGTCGCCGCCGCCTACGTCCAGGAGGTGCTCCCGGATGACGTCTCGCTCGCGGTCATCGGCGCCTACCCCATCGATGAGGAGTGGCTCAAATCCTTCGTCGACCAGCACGAGAAGGTCCTCGTCATCGAGGAACTCGCTCCGGTCATCGAGGAGGCGGTGCGCCAGGTGGCGACGAAGACGGAGGTCTTCGGCAAGATGACCGGCACGGTGCCGTATGAGGGAGAACTCACCCCGGCGACGGTCGCCGCCGCCATGCAGGATGCAGGCATACCCCCCACGGTAGCCTATCCTGCAGCCGCACCGGTCCAGGGGGTGCCGCCCCGTCCGCCGATCCTCTGCGCCGGGTGCATGCACCGGTCGACGTTCTACGCTATGAAGAAGGTCTTCCGCGACGGCATCTTCCCGAGCGACATCGGGTGCTACACCCTCGGGCTCCAGCTCGGGGCGGTCGACACCACCATCTGCATGGGCGCCTCGATCACGGTTGGGAGTGGAATCGCCCGGTCGGGCGAGGAGCGGCCGGTGGTCTGCACCATCGGCGACTCGACGTTCCTGCACACCGGGATCCCGGGGCTCTTAAACGCCGTCTACAACGGTGCCGAGATGGTCGTCGTCATCCTGGACAACCGGATCACCGCGATGACCGGTCACCAGCCAAACCCCAACACGGGAGTGACGGCCACGGGCGTCGAGAGCGTACCGGTATCGCTTGAGGCTCTCTGCCGGTCATGCGGGGTCGCCTGGGTCGAGACGGTCGATCCCTACAACCTGCCCCACCTTCTCGATACCTTCCGCCGGGCAAAGGAGCGCACAGGCGTCCGGGTCATCATCGCAAAACAGCCCTGCGTCATCACCGCACGCCGGTCCGGGATCAGGCGAAAACCCTACGCAGTCAACCTGGAGCGGTGCACGGGTTGCGGCGTCTGCCGGTCGTTCGGCTGTCCGGCGATCGCGTTCTCAGGGAAGAACGCGACGATCACCGACCTCTGCGCCGGGTGCGGCGTCTGTGCGGACATATGTCCGTCGGGTGCGATCGCTAGGGAGGGACGGCAATGA
- a CDS encoding uracil-xanthine permease family protein: protein MEFTYGIDDRPGPASLLIFGLQWLAVSVPAILIIGKVVAGLYGGSAIPYLQKLFLLTALVLLVQLYLGHKLPLVIGPATVLLIGVLASLDAGFGAINASLLVGGLLLAGTAAAGLFEYLKRLFTPRVITVVLMLIAFTLAPVILNLITDGGGTVPATHTFLFALAFALILFIANGFLKGIWKSTLALWAIILGTLAYVVLFGAVPLPPEGTALLAFPGDLLAPLAIPDIGVLAAFLICFLALAINDLGSIQSVGGLLAADKMGERVNRGVTVTGLGNALAGLTGVIGPVNFSLSPGVIAATGCASRFALVPAGVALALMAASPLAIGYLGSIPGPVIGVVLAYVMAAQIAAGLMLGQESSAVRTFDEGLIIGVPLLLGTVVAFLPAAVAAGFPATLRPLIANGFVVGIVAVLVLEHLVYRRRSENSG, encoded by the coding sequence ATGGAATTTACTTACGGTATCGACGACCGGCCGGGGCCGGCGTCCCTCCTCATCTTCGGCCTGCAGTGGCTTGCGGTGAGCGTGCCTGCCATCCTCATCATCGGCAAGGTGGTGGCCGGCCTCTACGGGGGGTCAGCCATCCCCTACCTCCAGAAACTCTTCCTCCTCACCGCCCTGGTGCTGCTCGTGCAGTTATACCTGGGCCACAAACTCCCCCTGGTGATCGGCCCGGCGACGGTGCTCCTGATCGGCGTCCTCGCAAGTCTTGATGCGGGATTCGGCGCGATCAACGCATCGCTACTTGTCGGCGGGCTCCTCCTCGCAGGGACCGCAGCAGCCGGCCTCTTTGAGTACCTCAAACGCCTCTTTACACCCCGGGTGATCACGGTCGTCCTCATGCTCATCGCCTTCACCCTCGCCCCCGTCATCCTCAACCTGATCACCGACGGCGGCGGCACGGTCCCGGCGACGCATACCTTCCTCTTCGCCCTCGCATTCGCTCTCATCCTCTTCATCGCAAACGGATTCCTGAAGGGTATATGGAAATCGACCCTGGCGCTCTGGGCGATCATCCTCGGCACCCTGGCCTACGTCGTCCTCTTCGGTGCGGTCCCCCTGCCGCCAGAAGGTACCGCGCTGCTCGCGTTCCCCGGAGACCTGCTTGCGCCGCTCGCCATACCAGATATCGGGGTCCTTGCGGCATTCCTGATCTGCTTCCTTGCGCTCGCCATCAACGACCTCGGGTCCATCCAGTCGGTGGGCGGCCTTCTCGCGGCTGATAAGATGGGCGAGCGCGTAAACCGCGGGGTGACCGTCACCGGCCTCGGCAACGCCCTCGCGGGCCTCACCGGCGTGATCGGCCCGGTGAACTTCTCGCTCTCCCCTGGCGTCATCGCCGCCACCGGGTGCGCGTCCCGGTTTGCCCTGGTCCCGGCCGGCGTGGCGCTCGCGCTCATGGCCGCGTCCCCCCTCGCCATCGGCTACCTGGGCAGCATCCCCGGGCCGGTCATCGGCGTCGTCCTCGCCTACGTCATGGCCGCCCAGATCGCGGCAGGGCTTATGCTCGGGCAGGAGAGCAGCGCTGTCAGGACGTTCGACGAAGGGCTGATCATCGGCGTTCCCCTCCTCCTCGGGACCGTGGTGGCGTTCCTGCCCGCAGCGGTCGCCGCAGGGTTCCCGGCAACCCTCCGCCCCCTGATCGCGAACGGCTTTGTGGTGGGCATCGTAGCGGTCCTGGTGCTTGAGCATCTTGTCTACCGCCGGAGGTCCGAGAATTCGGGTTGA
- a CDS encoding ABC transporter ATP-binding protein, with protein MNAVEVRGLSRSFDGRDILSDVSFTVGHGEVFGYLGPNGAGKTTTVRILLGLLAPGAGEVRVLGRDLAVDDDARRRVGVLFENNGLSDRMSAAANLAYYAGLYGVDDPAERIDDLLTLVGLTERRDDLVGTFSTGMKRRLGIARAILHQPEIVFLDEPSSGLDPGAQRMVRDLILELSRREEMTVFLNSHHLDEVQRICSSVAILAGGRIRAFDSVANLTGASGRPVVTVALADPDDRARACAVIAALPFVAGCDMDGASALLCTLSDPGATPDLVAALVGANFRIEEVRRSSRSLEEIYLEHVGPAGGGA; from the coding sequence GTGAACGCCGTCGAGGTCCGGGGCCTCTCGCGGTCCTTCGACGGTCGCGATATCCTCAGCGACGTCTCGTTCACCGTCGGGCACGGGGAGGTCTTCGGCTACCTCGGCCCGAATGGGGCCGGAAAGACCACGACCGTCCGGATCCTGCTCGGTCTGCTCGCCCCGGGCGCGGGTGAGGTCCGGGTCCTCGGCCGGGACCTCGCCGTCGATGACGATGCGCGCCGAAGAGTCGGGGTGCTCTTCGAGAACAACGGCCTCTCCGACCGGATGAGCGCTGCCGCCAACCTTGCTTACTACGCTGGGCTCTACGGTGTGGACGACCCCGCAGAGCGAATCGACGATCTCCTCACGCTCGTCGGCCTCACAGAACGACGGGACGACCTGGTCGGGACGTTCTCGACCGGCATGAAACGGAGACTCGGGATCGCCCGGGCCATCCTCCACCAGCCGGAGATCGTCTTCCTCGACGAGCCCTCATCAGGTCTCGACCCCGGCGCGCAGAGGATGGTCCGCGACCTCATCCTCGAACTCTCCCGGCGGGAGGAGATGACGGTCTTTTTGAATTCCCACCACCTCGATGAAGTCCAGCGGATCTGCTCCTCGGTCGCGATCCTTGCGGGAGGGAGGATCCGGGCCTTCGATTCGGTGGCGAACCTCACCGGCGCGTCAGGCCGCCCGGTCGTGACGGTCGCCCTTGCCGACCCGGACGACCGGGCCCGGGCGTGTGCAGTCATTGCGGCGCTGCCGTTCGTCGCCGGGTGCGACATGGACGGCGCGAGCGCCCTCCTCTGCACCCTCTCAGACCCCGGCGCGACTCCGGATCTTGTCGCGGCGCTCGTCGGCGCCAACTTCCGCATCGAGGAGGTCAGGCGGTCGTCGCGGTCGCTTGAGGAGATCTACCTCGAACACGTAGGTCCGGCGGGGGGTGGGGCATGA
- a CDS encoding ABC transporter permease subunit: MSTFSVIAGREMRLAFRNRSVLITGFIFAVWLPVMSAFGIAAGAGGDAAALAGGIAAITLPVGVFMGYIFCADAFLREKRDGTIETLLCTPVSLRRLWEGKAAGVAVPAYLMTLVSAAVTAATVSALTGISVAAEPLLLLHLAVIVPVWVVASAGLIGAAQLALGMRENQILGFALIFGFIFLVAGLQQAVPGGSGISATAEAVLAAAGLALLALARFIAGKVTKERIVRTIP; this comes from the coding sequence ATGAGCACGTTTTCCGTCATCGCCGGCCGCGAGATGCGGCTCGCTTTCAGGAACCGGAGTGTCCTCATCACCGGGTTCATCTTCGCTGTCTGGCTCCCAGTCATGTCCGCCTTCGGGATCGCTGCGGGTGCCGGTGGAGACGCCGCAGCCCTTGCCGGCGGTATCGCCGCGATCACCCTCCCTGTCGGGGTATTCATGGGCTACATCTTCTGCGCCGACGCCTTCCTCAGGGAGAAGCGGGACGGCACCATCGAGACGCTCCTCTGCACCCCGGTCTCCCTCCGCCGCCTCTGGGAGGGGAAGGCCGCAGGGGTCGCCGTGCCGGCCTACCTGATGACCCTTGTCTCGGCTGCAGTGACCGCTGCGACGGTCTCCGCCCTCACCGGCATCTCGGTCGCCGCCGAACCCCTGCTCCTCCTCCACCTCGCGGTCATCGTCCCGGTCTGGGTTGTCGCCTCGGCCGGGCTCATCGGCGCGGCCCAGCTCGCGCTCGGGATGCGGGAGAACCAGATCCTCGGGTTCGCCCTCATCTTCGGGTTCATATTCCTGGTCGCCGGGTTGCAGCAGGCAGTGCCCGGCGGGTCGGGAATCTCGGCGACGGCGGAGGCGGTCCTCGCGGCCGCAGGACTCGCACTCCTCGCCCTTGCCCGTTTCATCGCGGGGAAGGTGACGAAAGAGCGGATCGTCCGGACGATCCCGTAA
- a CDS encoding serine hydrolase domain-containing protein, with the protein MRLFPYAKPYILLLIGITVAAGVLTSGCMQNSGSVQEAGDAYRNPPPTAVASDLESIVSAGVVSAGVPGTLIEISTPEWTWNYAAGNASLSPAMPATPEMRFIIASVTKTFTSVAIQQLAEDGKLSLDDPIDRRLPAGVAEAVPESDTITVRHLLDHTSGIADYDENAIVLEEYMNPDTPIPYQEGMRQGLEAGPLYPPGTGYTYSNVNYILLTLIIDEAAGVPYEDYVTRNILVPAGMNDTFVHRINHIPGLHMRAQESEEDGTVMDFSDLYIQFDRGAGDIVSTTADLNRFHRALRSGALISPASLAAMENTSPQSQKIGIVPGLGELSVGCGYGYFMQQNASEGLTLYGHTGGYYGSYTILYYWAEKDTYIAMNSNSAAKAGVVNEEVLAPVLRYLREGTAAGQ; encoded by the coding sequence ATGCGCCTCTTTCCCTATGCGAAGCCATATATCCTCCTTCTCATCGGTATCACCGTAGCCGCGGGAGTCCTCACCTCCGGGTGCATGCAGAACTCCGGATCCGTGCAGGAAGCGGGCGACGCCTACCGAAACCCCCCGCCCACTGCAGTAGCCTCCGATCTCGAGTCAATCGTCTCGGCCGGGGTTGTGAGCGCCGGCGTCCCCGGCACCCTGATCGAGATCTCGACGCCGGAATGGACCTGGAACTACGCGGCCGGCAACGCCTCGCTCTCCCCCGCGATGCCGGCGACGCCGGAGATGCGGTTCATCATCGCGAGCGTGACAAAGACCTTCACGAGCGTCGCGATTCAGCAGCTTGCCGAGGACGGAAAGCTCTCGCTCGACGACCCCATCGACCGCCGGCTCCCGGCGGGCGTGGCGGAGGCGGTCCCGGAGAGCGACACGATCACCGTCCGCCACCTCCTCGACCACACGAGCGGGATCGCGGACTACGACGAGAACGCGATCGTCCTCGAAGAGTACATGAACCCTGATACCCCGATTCCCTACCAGGAAGGGATGCGGCAGGGCCTCGAGGCCGGCCCCCTCTACCCGCCGGGAACGGGTTACACCTACTCGAACGTGAACTACATCCTTCTCACGCTGATCATCGACGAGGCGGCCGGCGTCCCCTACGAGGACTACGTCACCCGCAACATCCTCGTCCCGGCGGGGATGAACGATACGTTTGTCCACCGGATCAATCACATCCCCGGGCTGCATATGCGGGCACAGGAGAGCGAAGAAGACGGCACCGTCATGGACTTCAGCGACCTCTACATCCAGTTCGACCGGGGCGCCGGGGATATCGTGAGCACGACGGCCGATCTCAACAGGTTCCACCGTGCACTCCGTTCGGGAGCGCTGATCAGCCCGGCATCGCTTGCGGCGATGGAGAACACCTCCCCGCAGTCCCAGAAGATCGGGATAGTGCCCGGTCTTGGGGAGTTGAGCGTCGGATGCGGGTACGGATACTTCATGCAGCAGAACGCATCGGAGGGCCTGACCCTCTACGGCCATACCGGCGGGTACTACGGCTCGTACACGATACTCTACTACTGGGCCGAGAAGGACACCTACATCGCCATGAACAGCAACTCTGCGGCAAAAGCGGGCGTGGTGAATGAGGAGGTCCTCGCCCCGGTCCTCCGGTATCTCAGGGAAGGGACGGCGGCCGGGCAATAG
- the serS gene encoding serine--tRNA ligase: MLELKFVRAHPEIIRADLNKRGDTEKLAWVDEVLEMDRRARELTVAIGDLRNRRNVISREISRARKAGDDTAALIAEAAELPARIKEAETERDTLTEGVRYRLMRLPNILHESVPVGKDDTENVEIKRWGEPQVPAFDLKNHGALAVEHDWADFERAVKISGAGFYFLKGRLALLDMALQRFAMDLLVARGYTPIIPPYMMNRAAYEGVTDLADFENVMYKIESEDEYLIATSEHPMAAMYSDEIFEEKDLPLRLAGLSPCFRREIGAHGIDTKGLFRVHQFHKVEQFIYATPEQSWDLHEELLANAEEVFRQLGLPYRIVSICTGDIGTVAAKKYDLEVWMPREERYREAVSCSNCTAYQAVRLNIKVRDPTEFTEKRYVHTLNSTAIATSRAIRAILENYQNEDGSVTIPEPLRPYLYGDKVL, encoded by the coding sequence ATGCTTGAGTTGAAGTTCGTTCGTGCACACCCCGAGATCATCAGGGCAGACCTCAACAAAAGGGGAGATACCGAGAAACTGGCCTGGGTCGACGAGGTGCTGGAGATGGACCGGAGAGCACGGGAACTCACCGTGGCGATCGGAGACCTGCGCAACCGAAGGAACGTCATATCCCGGGAGATCAGTCGCGCGAGGAAGGCAGGAGACGATACCGCGGCGCTCATCGCCGAGGCGGCAGAACTCCCCGCACGGATCAAGGAGGCGGAGACGGAGCGCGATACGCTCACCGAAGGGGTCAGGTACCGCCTGATGCGGCTCCCGAACATCCTGCACGAGAGTGTGCCCGTCGGCAAGGACGACACCGAGAACGTCGAGATCAAGCGGTGGGGCGAGCCGCAGGTCCCGGCGTTTGACCTGAAGAACCACGGTGCGCTTGCCGTCGAACACGACTGGGCCGACTTCGAACGTGCGGTCAAGATCTCGGGCGCCGGGTTTTACTTCCTGAAAGGCAGGCTCGCCCTGCTCGATATGGCGCTCCAGCGGTTCGCGATGGACCTGCTTGTTGCGCGCGGCTACACCCCGATTATCCCGCCGTACATGATGAACCGGGCCGCATACGAGGGCGTGACTGACCTCGCCGACTTCGAGAACGTCATGTACAAGATCGAGAGTGAGGACGAGTACCTCATCGCGACAAGCGAGCATCCGATGGCAGCGATGTACAGCGATGAGATCTTCGAGGAGAAGGACCTCCCGCTCCGGCTGGCTGGCTTGAGCCCGTGCTTCCGCCGCGAGATCGGGGCGCACGGGATCGATACGAAGGGGCTCTTCCGTGTCCACCAGTTCCATAAGGTGGAGCAGTTCATCTATGCCACGCCTGAGCAGTCCTGGGACCTCCACGAGGAACTGCTGGCGAACGCTGAGGAGGTCTTCCGGCAGCTCGGCCTCCCCTACCGGATCGTCTCGATCTGCACGGGCGATATCGGGACCGTCGCCGCGAAGAAGTACGATCTTGAGGTCTGGATGCCGCGCGAGGAGCGCTACCGTGAAGCGGTCTCGTGCTCGAACTGCACGGCCTACCAGGCGGTCAGGCTGAACATCAAGGTGCGCGATCCGACCGAGTTCACCGAGAAGCGCTACGTGCATACCCTGAACAGCACCGCGATAGCGACGTCGCGCGCGATCCGGGCGATCCTCGAGAACTACCAGAACGAGGACGGTTCGGTCACGATCCCGGAGCCCCTCAGACCATATCTCTACGGCGACAAGGTGCTGTAG
- a CDS encoding metal ABC transporter permease, producing MLEVLGFEFFRNALIAGVLASVTCGIIGTYVVVRRMVAISGGISHAAFGGIGLGYYLGIDPLAGATGFTVATALGMGTLQLRAKQQMDTLIGAVWAAGMALGILFVYLTPGFAPDLFSYLFGNILLVPRGDILLMAVLTVVIVAVVALLYQELQAVTFDPDYAKVMNLPVERLSLLLLVLIALTVVMLIRVVGIILVIALLTLPAAISRLYTTRIWSMMLGAVVLGVVFTGMGIWLSYLANVPSGATIILVSTLAYAGALGVERLRQAG from the coding sequence ATGTTAGAGGTGCTCGGGTTTGAGTTCTTCAGGAACGCGCTCATCGCCGGGGTGCTCGCGAGCGTCACCTGCGGTATCATCGGCACCTACGTCGTGGTGCGGCGGATGGTCGCGATCAGCGGCGGTATATCCCACGCGGCCTTCGGGGGGATCGGGCTTGGCTATTACCTCGGGATCGACCCGCTCGCCGGGGCCACCGGGTTCACCGTCGCAACGGCGCTCGGGATGGGCACGCTCCAACTCCGGGCAAAACAGCAGATGGATACCCTCATCGGTGCGGTCTGGGCGGCCGGGATGGCGCTCGGGATCCTCTTCGTCTACCTGACACCGGGGTTTGCTCCCGATCTCTTCTCCTACCTCTTCGGGAACATCCTCCTCGTGCCGCGGGGGGACATCCTGCTGATGGCGGTCCTCACCGTCGTTATCGTCGCCGTCGTGGCCCTCCTCTACCAGGAGCTCCAGGCGGTCACCTTTGACCCGGATTACGCGAAGGTCATGAACCTGCCGGTGGAGCGGCTCTCGCTCCTCCTGCTTGTGCTGATTGCGCTGACGGTGGTGATGCTGATCCGGGTGGTCGGGATCATCCTCGTGATCGCGCTCCTCACGCTCCCGGCGGCGATCAGCCGGCTCTACACCACCCGCATATGGAGCATGATGCTTGGCGCCGTCGTCCTCGGCGTCGTCTTCACCGGGATGGGGATATGGCTCTCCTACCTCGCGAACGTCCCATCAGGGGCGACGATCATCCTCGTGAGCACGCTTGCGTATGCGGGCGCCCTCGGGGTCGAACGCCTCCGGCAGGCCGGGTAA
- a CDS encoding metal ABC transporter ATP-binding protein, giving the protein MSAPVIEVDDVWVRLRGQTVLEGVNLDIYPDDFYAIIGPNGGGKTTLLRVILGLLAPCRGEVRILGSTDAAMRKFLGYVPQFRTFDFQYPITVREMILSGRLGHITRRPRRYDEKDHARTEEALETMQITDLADRQVQDLSGGEQQRAIIARALVGDPKVLLLDEPTVYVDAPTEAQFYEILDRLRDQMAIVLVTHDIGVLPGHVTRVACLNRRLYTHDTAEITADMLEAAYHCPVDLIAHGVPHRVFPEHSREE; this is encoded by the coding sequence ATGAGCGCCCCCGTGATCGAGGTCGACGACGTCTGGGTCAGGCTGCGCGGCCAGACCGTGCTTGAGGGCGTGAACCTTGACATCTACCCGGACGATTTCTACGCCATCATCGGGCCGAACGGCGGTGGGAAGACGACGCTCCTCCGGGTGATCCTCGGGCTCCTCGCCCCCTGCCGCGGCGAGGTCAGGATCCTCGGCAGCACGGATGCGGCGATGCGAAAGTTCCTCGGCTACGTCCCGCAGTTCCGGACGTTCGATTTCCAGTATCCGATCACTGTGCGGGAGATGATCCTCTCCGGCCGTCTCGGCCACATCACCCGCCGCCCACGGCGCTACGACGAAAAAGACCATGCCCGGACAGAGGAGGCGCTCGAGACGATGCAGATCACCGATCTCGCTGACCGACAGGTCCAGGACCTCTCGGGCGGGGAGCAGCAGCGGGCGATCATCGCCCGGGCGCTCGTCGGCGACCCGAAGGTGCTCCTCCTCGACGAACCGACGGTCTACGTGGATGCCCCGACAGAGGCACAGTTCTACGAGATCCTGGACCGGCTCCGCGACCAGATGGCGATCGTCCTCGTGACCCACGACATCGGGGTGCTCCCGGGGCACGTGACCCGGGTCGCCTGCTTAAACCGGCGTCTCTACACGCACGACACAGCCGAGATCACAGCCGATATGCTTGAGGCCGCATACCACTGCCCGGTGGATCTGATCGCCCACGGGGTTCCGCACCGGGTATTTCCAGAGCATTCCCGGGAGGAGTGA
- a CDS encoding metal ABC transporter solute-binding protein, Zn/Mn family, with product MGSQGKGIVNPLSLVAAAFVVLMLAATTAGCTGTDRQDDGKIVVAVTIPPEQEFVERVGGDHVRVILLVPPGADPHTYEPPPGVIADLADADIYAVVGSGIEFELAWKEKIAAMNPGMLIVDCSRGIDLISTGEGDHSGTDPHIWLSPRNAKVMVENICQGLVEVDPANADEYRRNADAYQGELDALDREIAGALAESGVEKIMVYHPSWAYFARDYGLEEIPIENEGKEPSPRGIEHLIKQAKEEHITVIFASPEYSTRSAEVIADEIGGTVVLVSPLAKDYLANMRHVAAAFAGSGSP from the coding sequence ATGGGATCGCAGGGTAAGGGCATCGTCAATCCCCTCTCCCTCGTTGCAGCCGCATTTGTAGTCCTCATGCTGGCAGCAACCACGGCCGGGTGCACCGGGACCGACCGGCAGGATGACGGGAAGATCGTTGTCGCGGTCACCATACCGCCGGAGCAGGAGTTCGTGGAGCGGGTGGGAGGCGATCACGTCAGGGTGATCCTGCTGGTGCCGCCGGGGGCCGACCCGCACACCTACGAACCGCCGCCCGGGGTCATCGCCGATCTCGCAGACGCGGATATCTATGCTGTGGTGGGATCGGGGATAGAGTTTGAACTCGCCTGGAAGGAGAAGATCGCTGCCATGAACCCCGGGATGCTGATCGTCGACTGCTCGCGCGGCATCGACCTGATATCGACCGGCGAAGGCGACCACTCCGGGACCGACCCTCACATCTGGCTCTCTCCCCGGAACGCGAAAGTCATGGTCGAGAACATCTGCCAGGGGCTCGTAGAGGTCGACCCGGCGAACGCCGATGAATACCGCCGGAACGCCGACGCCTACCAGGGGGAACTCGATGCCCTGGATAGGGAGATCGCCGGGGCGCTCGCCGAATCAGGGGTAGAGAAGATCATGGTCTACCACCCGTCGTGGGCCTACTTTGCCCGGGACTACGGCCTCGAGGAGATCCCGATCGAGAACGAGGGGAAAGAACCCTCCCCGCGGGGGATAGAGCACCTCATCAAGCAGGCAAAGGAAGAGCATATCACCGTGATATTTGCGTCGCCCGAGTACTCCACCCGGAGCGCCGAGGTGATCGCAGATGAGATCGGCGGGACCGTGGTGCTGGTAAGCCCGCTTGCGAAGGATTACCTGGCAAACATGCGGCACGTGGCCGCGGCGTTCGCAGGGAGCGGCAGTCCATGA
- a CDS encoding metal-dependent transcriptional regulator encodes MQGITGSELTPRKAEYLKYIYLQGDVVKTTDIAAHFSVAPSTVTKALADIAKAGYLEHSPYHGVRLTAPGTDYARFLFRRHRIVALVLSRYGLEPAEACREAKKIEQCISRDLTNRICTSLGHPMMSVCGEIEHDHSCCCPPENRKR; translated from the coding sequence ATGCAGGGGATCACCGGGAGCGAACTCACCCCGAGGAAGGCCGAGTACCTCAAATACATCTACCTGCAGGGCGATGTCGTGAAGACGACCGATATCGCCGCCCATTTCTCGGTCGCGCCCTCGACGGTGACAAAGGCGCTTGCAGATATCGCAAAAGCGGGATACCTCGAGCACTCCCCCTACCACGGGGTGAGACTCACGGCTCCCGGCACCGATTACGCTCGGTTCCTGTTCCGGCGCCACCGGATCGTCGCTCTGGTGCTCAGCCGCTACGGACTTGAGCCCGCCGAGGCCTGCAGGGAGGCAAAGAAGATCGAACAGTGCATCTCACGGGACCTCACAAACCGGATATGCACGTCGCTTGGGCACCCGATGATGAGTGTCTGCGGGGAGATCGAGCACGACCATAGTTGCTGCTGTCCCCCGGAGAACCGGAAGAGGTGA